The Ruania alba genome has a window encoding:
- a CDS encoding branched-chain amino acid aminotransferase yields MSSDLSSPSGAPTFTVRPSAHPRSLAEREQALTDLAFGTVFTDHMVRATWTAENGWHDERVVAYEPISLDPAAAVLHYAQEIFEGLKAYRHADGSVWAFRPDANASRFAASAHRLALPELPAEHFLGSIEALVSTDMEWVPDSSGSSLYLRPFMFASEPFLGVRPSKQVDYLLIASPSGPYFTSGFQPVSIWVAEDYHRAGPGGTGAAKCGGNYAASLLPQQQAAEHGCAQVCFLDAATNTYLEELGGMNVFLVTDDGAVHTPELSGTILEGVTRRSILQLLRDDGREVHERPITLAEIKEQVDSGRITEIFACGTAAVVTPVGHLKGTDFDLTVADGESGAITQWLYQHLTDLQYGRAPDPHGWMRRLA; encoded by the coding sequence ATGAGCAGCGATCTATCCAGTCCGTCGGGCGCTCCGACGTTCACGGTCCGCCCGTCCGCGCACCCGCGATCGCTGGCGGAGCGCGAGCAGGCGTTGACCGACCTGGCATTCGGCACTGTCTTCACCGATCACATGGTGCGGGCCACCTGGACGGCCGAGAACGGATGGCACGACGAGCGCGTCGTGGCGTATGAACCGATCAGCCTGGACCCGGCGGCGGCGGTGCTGCACTACGCCCAGGAGATCTTCGAGGGGTTGAAGGCCTACCGGCACGCCGACGGTTCCGTGTGGGCGTTCCGCCCGGACGCCAATGCGAGCCGGTTCGCCGCGAGCGCGCACCGGCTCGCTCTGCCGGAGCTGCCCGCCGAGCACTTCCTCGGCTCGATCGAGGCGCTGGTGAGTACGGACATGGAGTGGGTGCCGGACTCGTCCGGATCCTCGCTCTACCTGCGGCCGTTCATGTTCGCCTCCGAGCCGTTCCTCGGCGTCCGCCCGTCCAAGCAGGTCGACTACCTGCTGATCGCGTCCCCCTCCGGGCCGTACTTCACGTCCGGCTTCCAACCGGTGTCGATCTGGGTGGCCGAGGACTACCACCGGGCGGGACCCGGGGGTACGGGCGCGGCCAAGTGCGGTGGCAACTACGCCGCCAGCCTGCTCCCGCAGCAGCAGGCCGCCGAGCACGGATGCGCACAGGTGTGTTTCCTCGACGCGGCGACCAACACGTATCTCGAAGAACTCGGCGGGATGAACGTCTTCCTCGTGACCGATGACGGCGCCGTGCACACTCCCGAGCTGAGCGGCACGATCCTGGAGGGCGTCACCCGCCGATCGATTCTGCAGTTGCTGCGCGACGACGGTCGCGAGGTGCACGAGCGGCCGATCACCCTGGCCGAGATCAAGGAGCAGGTGGACTCGGGGCGGATCACTGAGATCTTCGCCTGTGGCACGGCTGCTGTGGTCACCCCGGTCGGCCATCTCAAGGGCACCGACTTTGATCTCACGGTGGCAGACGGTGAGTCAGGTGCGATCACGCAGTGGCTGTACCAGCATCTCACCGACCTGCAGTACGGGCGGGCGCCCGATCCGCACGGGTGGATGCGCCGCCTTGCTTAG